A single genomic interval of Christensenellaceae bacterium 44-20 harbors:
- the era gene encoding GTPase Era, which produces MEHLSGFISIMGSPNVGKSTLMNALVGEKVAIVTQKAQTTRNKVVGILTKPDYQIIFLDTPGLHTPHNKLGEYMVKTAYDANKDVDLTIMVIDGVVGILQRDEEILQKLNGDRFLVLINKIDAVKPEKVEQLIEKVHALGVAKDAVCTASAKQGWGLEELERKIVSYLQPGPQYYPEDMVTDRPERFLASELIREKALLSLREEIPHGIGVEIEKVEEKENLTNVSAVIYCERDSHKGIIIGKKGAMLKKIGSEARGDLEMLFGTKVFLQLWVKVKEDWRNSGFMLKTLGYRN; this is translated from the coding sequence TTGGAACATCTTTCTGGATTTATTTCGATTATGGGCAGCCCGAATGTGGGGAAATCGACGCTGATGAACGCCTTAGTTGGTGAGAAAGTGGCGATTGTAACGCAAAAAGCCCAGACAACGCGCAATAAAGTGGTGGGCATTTTGACGAAGCCGGATTACCAGATCATCTTTCTGGATACGCCCGGCCTGCATACGCCGCACAACAAGCTGGGCGAATATATGGTAAAGACGGCGTATGATGCGAACAAAGACGTCGATCTCACCATCATGGTCATCGATGGAGTTGTGGGCATCCTGCAGAGAGACGAAGAGATCCTTCAAAAGCTCAATGGGGATCGGTTTTTGGTGCTCATCAATAAGATCGATGCGGTAAAGCCGGAAAAGGTTGAGCAGTTAATAGAAAAAGTGCATGCTTTGGGCGTGGCGAAAGATGCGGTCTGCACGGCTTCGGCAAAGCAGGGCTGGGGCCTTGAGGAGTTGGAGCGAAAAATCGTCTCGTATTTGCAGCCTGGCCCGCAGTATTACCCGGAGGATATGGTAACAGATCGCCCCGAGCGCTTTCTGGCTTCCGAGCTCATCCGGGAGAAGGCGCTGCTCTCTTTGCGGGAAGAGATTCCACACGGCATTGGCGTGGAGATCGAGAAAGTGGAGGAGAAGGAAAACCTGACGAATGTCTCTGCGGTGATCTACTGTGAGAGGGATTCGCATAAAGGGATCATTATTGGCAAAAAAGGCGCTATGCTCAAGAAAATCGGCAGTGAGGCCAGAGGCGATCTGGAAATGCTCTTTGGAACAAAAGTGTTCCTCCAGCTTTGGGTCAAGGTCAAGGAGGATTGGCGCAATTCCGGGTTCATGCTCAAAACGCTGGGGTATCGGAATTAA
- the ybeY gene encoding rRNA maturation RNase YbeY: MRDLVAIEKEGLELAAECVQEINAAAARAAQLEGIADFSANIVIADDAYLWELNRQFRGIDRATDVLSFPANDLQGPIGEALKEGLEPELGEEGELFLGDIFISIEHAADQAREYGNTLTQELCFLAVHGMLHLMGYDHMQEQEEQVMRQKQREALGRN, encoded by the coding sequence ATGAGAGACTTGGTTGCAATAGAAAAAGAAGGGCTGGAGCTTGCGGCAGAATGCGTGCAGGAAATTAACGCCGCTGCCGCGCGTGCGGCACAGCTGGAAGGGATCGCGGATTTTTCTGCGAACATCGTCATTGCAGACGATGCCTATCTCTGGGAGCTGAACCGCCAGTTCCGCGGGATCGATCGGGCGACGGACGTGCTGTCTTTTCCTGCCAACGATTTGCAGGGGCCGATTGGCGAGGCGCTGAAAGAAGGGCTTGAGCCGGAGCTGGGGGAAGAGGGAGAGCTGTTTTTAGGCGACATTTTTATCTCTATTGAGCACGCGGCCGATCAGGCCAGGGAATATGGCAATACGCTGACCCAGGAGCTGTGCTTTCTGGCGGTGCACGGTATGCTGCATCTGATGGGATACGACCATATGCAGGAGCAGGAAGAGCAAGTGATGCGCCAAAAGCAGCGAGAGGCGCTGGGGCGGAACTGA
- a CDS encoding PhoH family protein: MEEMKEIFGILDENIHLIEKGTDTEIAAREGRAVISGNMQQAEMAKQVILKLCEQFRQQEYIDENKISYFLDLAGDGEMQSGLEAMQGVVAVTNRGRPIKCRTLGQKRYMEAIDHNTVNFAIGPAGTGKTYLAMAKAVVALKNKEISRIILTRPAVEAGEKLGFLPGDLQSKVDPYLRPLYDALYEFMGAEAYQKLVETGVVEVAPLAYMRGRTLSDAFIILDEAQNASMAQMKMFLTRFGENSKVVVTGDVTQIDLPRDQQSGLRKTAEILKGIDGVSVTYLTNRDVVRHKLVKDIVKAFEKEEEREISRRG; the protein is encoded by the coding sequence ATGGAAGAGATGAAGGAGATTTTCGGGATTTTAGACGAAAATATCCACCTCATCGAAAAGGGAACGGATACGGAAATCGCCGCCAGGGAGGGCCGGGCGGTGATTTCGGGAAATATGCAGCAGGCAGAGATGGCAAAGCAGGTCATTTTGAAGCTTTGCGAGCAGTTCCGCCAGCAGGAATACATCGACGAAAACAAGATCAGCTATTTTCTGGATCTTGCGGGAGACGGCGAGATGCAGAGTGGCCTGGAGGCCATGCAGGGTGTCGTCGCCGTAACAAACCGGGGCAGGCCCATCAAATGCCGCACGCTGGGCCAAAAGCGCTATATGGAGGCCATTGATCACAACACGGTGAATTTTGCCATCGGCCCGGCTGGGACAGGCAAAACGTATCTGGCTATGGCAAAAGCCGTGGTGGCGCTGAAAAACAAGGAAATTTCCCGCATTATTCTGACGCGCCCGGCCGTCGAAGCGGGGGAAAAGCTCGGCTTTCTTCCGGGGGACTTGCAGAGCAAAGTCGATCCCTATCTCCGGCCGCTTTACGATGCGCTCTATGAATTTATGGGGGCGGAGGCATATCAGAAGCTGGTGGAGACGGGCGTCGTGGAAGTGGCGCCGCTGGCATATATGCGCGGGCGGACGCTCTCGGATGCGTTTATCATTTTAGATGAGGCGCAAAATGCCAGCATGGCTCAAATGAAGATGTTTTTAACGCGGTTCGGAGAAAACTCCAAGGTAGTCGTTACGGGGGATGTTACCCAGATCGACCTGCCCAGGGACCAGCAATCCGGCCTGAGGAAAACGGCGGAGATCTTGAAGGGGATCGACGGTGTTTCCGTAACATACCTGACCAACCGGGATGTTGTGCGCCATAAGCTGGTGAAGGATATTGTAAAGGCGTTTGAAAAAGAGGAAGAACGCGAAATCAGTCGGCGAGGTTAA
- the rpsU gene encoding 30S ribosomal protein S21, which yields MSEIRVGENESLESALKRFKRKCARAGVLAEVRKREHYEKPSVKRKKKAEAARKRKH from the coding sequence ATGTCTGAAATACGCGTAGGCGAAAATGAGTCTCTGGAGAGCGCTCTGAAGCGGTTTAAAAGAAAATGTGCAAGAGCTGGTGTTCTCGCAGAGGTCAGAAAGCGCGAGCATTATGAAAAGCCCAGTGTTAAGAGAAAGAAGAAGGCTGAGGCTGCCAGAAAGAGAAAACACTAA
- the mtaB gene encoding tRNA (N(6)-L-threonylcarbamoyladenosine(37)-C(2))-methylthiotransferase MtaB, whose protein sequence is MKRGVRMRVAYETLGCKVNQYETDAMRELMEQAGYQTADFSQSADLYIINTCTVTAVADKKSRQMISRAHHQNRDARIFVCGCMAQRDAARTLEQEGVAAIIGSKCKGQIVQIVRRSLEGEEKINAVEEILKEREFEPLQISKSQERTRANLKICDGCSNFCSYCIIPYARGPVRSRPMAEIIKEAERLAASGVQEIVLTGIHLGSYGKDLEEAGLIDVIEQLNQVPGLVRIRLGSLEPSLLTQEFCRRAAACERLCPHFHVSLQSGCAQVLRRMNRKYTPEEYARYIANAREYFADPAITTDVIAGFQGESEEEHQSTLDFLRQIGFAKIHVFPFSKREGTVAAKMPGDVPGPEKKRRAAEIAALAHEMQREYLARFVGKEQEVLLEERDAGGKMLGYTTRYQRVAIEEGGRENSIVRAYITGVRQETLQARLIEKK, encoded by the coding sequence ATGAAACGGGGTGTTAGGATGCGGGTGGCTTACGAGACGCTGGGCTGCAAAGTCAACCAATATGAGACAGACGCCATGCGCGAGCTGATGGAGCAGGCGGGATATCAGACGGCAGATTTTTCCCAGAGCGCGGATCTTTATATCATCAATACTTGCACGGTAACGGCGGTGGCGGATAAGAAATCGCGGCAGATGATCTCCCGGGCGCATCATCAAAACAGGGATGCGCGGATCTTTGTATGCGGGTGCATGGCTCAGCGGGATGCGGCGCGCACTCTGGAGCAGGAGGGCGTCGCGGCTATTATTGGCTCGAAATGCAAAGGGCAGATTGTGCAGATTGTGCGGCGCAGTCTGGAAGGCGAGGAGAAGATCAATGCGGTTGAGGAGATCCTCAAAGAGCGCGAATTTGAGCCGCTGCAAATCTCCAAAAGCCAGGAGAGAACCCGGGCAAACCTGAAAATCTGCGATGGATGCAGCAATTTTTGCAGTTACTGCATCATCCCATATGCCAGAGGGCCGGTGCGTTCGCGGCCAATGGCGGAGATTATAAAAGAAGCCGAGCGGCTGGCGGCCAGCGGGGTGCAGGAGATCGTGCTCACGGGGATACACCTGGGCTCTTATGGCAAGGATTTGGAAGAAGCCGGGCTCATAGACGTCATCGAGCAGCTGAACCAGGTTCCGGGGCTTGTGCGCATCCGCCTGGGCTCTTTGGAGCCATCGCTTCTGACGCAGGAGTTTTGCCGCAGAGCGGCGGCCTGCGAGCGGCTTTGCCCGCATTTCCACGTCTCTCTGCAGAGCGGCTGTGCGCAGGTTCTGCGCCGGATGAATCGAAAATATACGCCGGAAGAGTATGCACGGTATATCGCAAATGCACGGGAATATTTCGCAGATCCAGCGATTACCACAGATGTCATCGCAGGATTTCAGGGCGAGAGCGAAGAGGAGCATCAAAGCACCCTGGATTTTCTGCGGCAGATTGGCTTTGCTAAAATTCACGTATTTCCCTTTTCCAAACGGGAGGGTACGGTGGCGGCGAAGATGCCGGGAGATGTGCCAGGGCCGGAGAAAAAGCGCAGGGCGGCAGAAATTGCGGCGCTGGCGCACGAGATGCAGCGGGAATATCTGGCGCGTTTTGTTGGAAAAGAGCAGGAGGTTTTGCTGGAAGAGCGGGATGCCGGCGGAAAAATGCTGGGCTACACCACGCGCTATCAGAGAGTCGCCATAGAAGAGGGCGGCCGGGAGAACAGCATCGTGCGAGCCTATATCACAGGCGTCCGGCAGGAGACCCTGCAAGCGCGCCTGATAGAGAAAAAATAG
- a CDS encoding YabP/YqfC family sporulation protein, protein MAAKAKRRKKNWRLRAGAAMEFPPQVVANGLGIHVYDNTACTVEGFLNIAAYSEKVLKLTTEFGDICFLGRDFYVCSMQEGVLSFTGMIEQIRYGDTEEIKGEP, encoded by the coding sequence ATGGCAGCAAAGGCGAAAAGACGAAAAAAGAACTGGAGGCTCCGGGCGGGCGCCGCGATGGAGTTTCCGCCGCAGGTTGTGGCGAATGGGCTTGGGATCCACGTTTATGACAACACGGCCTGCACGGTCGAAGGGTTTTTAAATATTGCGGCATATTCGGAAAAAGTGCTCAAGCTCACGACGGAGTTTGGCGATATTTGTTTTCTTGGAAGGGATTTCTATGTCTGCTCGATGCAGGAAGGCGTGCTCTCCTTTACCGGGATGATCGAGCAAATACGATATGGGGATACAGAGGAAATAAAGGGGGAGCCGTAA
- a CDS encoding HDIG domain-containing metalloprotein, giving the protein MQGKTASLVLYILLYVFCVVAGVLSAQTEKYTYTVGGICEETITANKDLVDEYSTEILREEAKQKVLPVYQLDDTILNQNEENIYNAFSQIEQIRQKVRQIYLAQPPEQIKSVAETDWEALLGPSMEEIRAERPDYLTDQNIYTIASMEPKQLETLRDAMVEKVRIKMKDGVTADDLVDMIESVRSELISGGAFTSEQALLAHAVATANINSNLTYNIEATESARLAAAEAVKPVQYQKGQNIVQKGEIISEAQLRLIKQMGLMTDERSGTSRWIFSALLMAAVFGIALLYCIYQRHSVVRDAKSALCMILLSALGIVVALICKRIDLRIAPVFLPVIIGAVILRRKTALLYGVWMSIIISFIMAPQKAFFFDDQVLRSMLAGLLGSFAVVLIFRGKQSRAEYIYSGMAAGVMAAVVYLCYGILEGYTWQQYLAAALFSLGSGVLCGFLAIGILPIWEACFSLATPSRLLELSNPSNPLLRRLMIEASGTYHHSVMVANLAEAGAEVVDADALLTRVSAYYHDIGKLSNPLMFKENQMNVANPHDSMTPEDSAKAIRSHITDGVALARKNRLPQQMVDIISQHHGDGTVTYFYRMARMQGEIEDESIFHYPSIKPQTKEAGVLMLADVVEAAIRANNAMRLDLSAIHDQIQTLVIDRYNSGQLDECPLTRRDMTNIIDAFVRVLQGANHERIAYPEDPEK; this is encoded by the coding sequence ATGCAGGGAAAAACAGCATCGCTGGTGCTCTACATTCTGCTTTACGTCTTTTGCGTTGTCGCCGGCGTGCTGAGCGCGCAGACCGAGAAGTACACCTATACGGTGGGCGGGATTTGCGAAGAGACCATCACAGCCAACAAGGATTTGGTGGACGAGTATTCTACGGAGATTCTGAGAGAAGAAGCCAAGCAGAAGGTTTTGCCCGTCTATCAGCTGGACGACACGATTCTCAATCAAAACGAGGAGAACATCTATAACGCTTTCTCTCAGATCGAGCAGATACGCCAAAAGGTTCGGCAGATTTACCTGGCACAGCCGCCTGAGCAGATCAAGAGTGTTGCGGAGACGGATTGGGAAGCGCTGCTTGGGCCTTCCATGGAGGAGATTCGCGCAGAAAGGCCGGATTACCTGACGGATCAGAATATCTACACCATCGCTTCGATGGAGCCAAAACAGCTGGAAACGCTCCGGGATGCCATGGTAGAGAAAGTGCGCATCAAGATGAAAGACGGCGTAACGGCGGATGATCTGGTGGATATGATAGAATCCGTGCGCTCGGAGCTGATCTCTGGCGGCGCATTTACCTCTGAGCAGGCCTTGCTGGCGCACGCTGTGGCGACCGCCAATATCAATTCCAACCTGACTTATAACATCGAGGCGACGGAGAGTGCGCGCCTTGCGGCGGCAGAGGCGGTCAAGCCGGTGCAATACCAAAAGGGCCAGAATATTGTGCAAAAAGGCGAGATCATCTCGGAAGCGCAGCTGCGGCTCATCAAACAAATGGGCCTGATGACAGACGAGCGCTCGGGCACATCGCGCTGGATTTTCTCCGCGCTGCTCATGGCTGCGGTGTTTGGAATCGCGCTGCTCTACTGCATCTACCAGCGGCACAGCGTCGTGCGAGATGCGAAAAGCGCGCTCTGCATGATACTGCTCTCGGCGCTGGGCATCGTGGTGGCGCTCATCTGCAAGCGCATCGATCTGCGGATTGCGCCGGTGTTTTTGCCCGTCATCATTGGGGCAGTTATTCTGCGCAGAAAGACGGCTCTGCTCTATGGCGTCTGGATGAGCATCATCATCTCGTTTATTATGGCGCCGCAAAAGGCATTTTTCTTCGATGATCAGGTGCTGCGCAGTATGCTGGCCGGCTTGCTTGGAAGTTTTGCGGTTGTGCTGATTTTCCGCGGAAAGCAGAGCCGCGCAGAGTATATCTATTCGGGCATGGCGGCTGGCGTCATGGCGGCGGTTGTCTATCTGTGCTATGGAATTTTGGAAGGGTACACCTGGCAGCAGTATTTGGCGGCCGCGCTGTTCAGCCTGGGCAGTGGCGTGCTCTGCGGGTTCCTTGCCATCGGCATTTTGCCGATATGGGAAGCCTGCTTCTCTTTGGCGACACCCTCGCGCCTGCTGGAGCTTTCCAACCCCTCCAATCCTTTGCTGCGCCGGCTGATGATCGAGGCTTCGGGCACCTATCACCACAGCGTCATGGTGGCAAACCTGGCAGAGGCCGGAGCGGAGGTTGTGGACGCGGATGCTCTGCTGACCAGGGTTTCGGCCTACTACCACGATATTGGAAAGCTGAGCAACCCTCTGATGTTTAAGGAAAATCAGATGAACGTCGCCAACCCGCACGACTCCATGACGCCCGAAGACAGCGCCAAAGCGATTCGCAGCCATATTACCGACGGCGTGGCGCTGGCCAGGAAAAACCGCCTGCCTCAGCAGATGGTGGATATTATTTCCCAGCATCATGGCGATGGAACGGTAACCTATTTTTACCGCATGGCGCGTATGCAGGGCGAGATCGAGGATGAATCCATCTTCCATTATCCCAGCATCAAGCCGCAGACCAAAGAGGCGGGGGTACTCATGCTGGCGGATGTGGTTGAAGCGGCAATTCGCGCAAACAATGCCATGCGGCTGGATCTTTCGGCTATTCACGATCAAATCCAGACTTTAGTGATAGACCGTTATAACAGCGGCCAGCTGGATGAATGCCCGCTGACCAGAAGAGACATGACCAATATCATTGATGCGTTTGTGCGGGTCTTGCAGGGTGCAAACCACGAGCGCATCGCCTACCCGGAGGATCCGGAAAAATGA
- a CDS encoding RsmE family RNA methyltransferase, translated as MRRFFAGKVTENRVFLLGGEAEHFSRVLRMAAGDLFLAAHQGKELICRALSVENGEVCAEILETRDCPGEPIVDITLYVAYMKSDKMELILQKAVELGIGCFAPFVSSRCVKKPKEGGKAQERFEKIAEGAVKQCGRAAAVRILPPLSLEEVLREIPQHGAVLFAYEKSEIALRQVFEQIREQKDIALIIGPEGGFSEQEAEQIIAAGGRSVSLGRRILRGETAAIALTALTAYETGC; from the coding sequence ATGAGACGTTTTTTTGCAGGCAAGGTTACGGAAAATAGAGTCTTTCTGCTGGGCGGAGAGGCGGAACACTTTAGCCGTGTGCTCAGAATGGCGGCCGGGGATCTGTTCCTGGCGGCGCATCAGGGCAAAGAGCTGATCTGCCGGGCGCTCAGCGTGGAGAATGGCGAGGTTTGCGCGGAGATCCTCGAAACCCGGGATTGCCCGGGCGAGCCCATCGTTGATATTACGCTGTATGTCGCCTATATGAAATCGGATAAGATGGAGCTGATTCTGCAAAAAGCGGTGGAGCTGGGCATTGGCTGTTTCGCGCCGTTTGTGAGCAGCAGGTGCGTCAAAAAGCCAAAGGAAGGCGGGAAAGCGCAGGAGCGCTTTGAAAAGATCGCGGAAGGGGCAGTGAAGCAATGCGGCAGAGCCGCGGCGGTGCGCATCCTGCCGCCGCTCTCTTTGGAGGAGGTTTTGCGGGAAATTCCACAGCATGGCGCAGTGCTCTTTGCCTATGAGAAATCCGAAATCGCGCTGAGGCAGGTTTTTGAGCAAATCCGGGAGCAAAAGGATATTGCGCTGATTATCGGGCCGGAAGGCGGGTTTTCCGAGCAGGAAGCGGAGCAGATTATCGCGGCAGGCGGGCGCTCCGTCAGCCTGGGCCGGCGCATTTTGCGCGGAGAGACTGCGGCCATTGCGCTGACGGCGCTGACGGCCTATGAAACGGGGTGTTAG
- the serS gene encoding serine--tRNA ligase, which translates to MLDLKFLRANPEVVKQNIRNKFQDQKLSLVDEVIALDAENRATIQQAEALRADRNRISKQIGGLMAKGQKEEAEALKRQVTDFSSHLAELEEKERELDEKITRIMMSIPNIIDPSVPIGKDDSENVEIQRYGEPVVPDFEIPYHAEIMERLSGLDLESARKVAGNGFYYLMGDIARLHSAVLSYARDFMIGRGFTYCIPPFMIRSDVVTGVMSFAEMDAMMYKIEGEDLYLIGTSEHSMIGKFIDTILKEDALPYTLTSYSPCFRKEKGAHGLEERGVYRIHQFEKQEMIVVCKPEDSMMWFDKLWQNTVDLFRTLDIPVRTLECCSGDLADLKVKSIDVEAWSPRQQKYFEVGSCSNLGDAQARRLKIRVNGENGKYFAHTLNNTVVAPPRMLIAFLENNLCADGSVRIPEALRPYMGGMDAIRAK; encoded by the coding sequence ATGCTGGATTTAAAGTTTCTCCGGGCAAACCCGGAAGTCGTAAAACAAAACATCCGCAATAAGTTTCAGGATCAAAAGCTGAGCTTGGTGGATGAAGTCATCGCTCTGGATGCGGAAAACCGCGCCACCATTCAGCAGGCAGAAGCGCTGCGCGCAGATCGCAACCGCATTTCCAAGCAGATCGGCGGCCTGATGGCCAAGGGCCAGAAGGAAGAGGCCGAGGCGCTCAAGCGGCAGGTTACGGATTTTTCCAGCCATCTGGCCGAGCTGGAGGAAAAAGAGCGGGAGCTGGATGAGAAAATCACCCGAATCATGATGAGCATCCCCAATATCATCGACCCGAGCGTTCCCATCGGCAAAGACGACAGCGAAAATGTGGAAATCCAGCGCTATGGCGAGCCTGTCGTCCCGGATTTTGAAATCCCCTATCATGCCGAGATCATGGAACGCCTCTCCGGCCTGGATCTGGAGAGCGCCAGAAAAGTCGCCGGCAATGGATTCTACTATCTCATGGGCGATATTGCCCGCCTGCATTCCGCCGTCCTCTCCTACGCGCGCGATTTTATGATCGGCCGCGGGTTCACCTACTGCATCCCGCCCTTCATGATCCGCAGTGATGTCGTTACGGGCGTCATGAGCTTTGCCGAGATGGATGCCATGATGTATAAAATTGAGGGCGAAGACCTGTATCTGATCGGGACAAGCGAGCACTCCATGATCGGCAAGTTCATCGATACCATTTTGAAGGAAGATGCCCTCCCCTATACGCTGACCAGCTATTCCCCCTGTTTCCGCAAGGAAAAAGGCGCGCATGGCCTGGAGGAGCGCGGCGTATACCGCATCCATCAGTTTGAAAAGCAGGAGATGATCGTCGTCTGCAAGCCGGAAGACAGCATGATGTGGTTCGATAAACTTTGGCAGAACACTGTGGATCTCTTCCGCACGCTGGATATCCCCGTCCGCACGCTGGAATGCTGCTCGGGCGATTTGGCAGATCTCAAAGTCAAATCCATCGATGTGGAGGCATGGTCGCCGCGCCAGCAGAAATATTTTGAAGTGGGCAGCTGTTCGAATCTGGGCGATGCTCAGGCGCGCCGGCTGAAAATCCGCGTCAACGGTGAAAACGGCAAATATTTCGCACATACGCTCAATAATACCGTCGTCGCCCCGCCCAGAATGCTCATCGCATTTTTGGAGAACAACCTGTGTGCCGACGGCAGCGTCCGCATCCCGGAGGCCCTGCGCCCCTATATGGGCGGCATGGATGCCATCCGCGCAAAATAA
- a CDS encoding histidine triad nucleotide-binding protein — protein MAMEDCIFCKIIRGEIPSKKAYEDEQVLAFHDIDAKAPVHVLIIPKKHIQSVLALKPEDGELVAHIFQVAGKLARELGLEESGFRIVSNIGKDAGQTVPHLHFHLLGGRELGWPPG, from the coding sequence ATTGCGATGGAAGACTGCATTTTTTGCAAAATCATCCGCGGGGAGATTCCCTCGAAAAAGGCTTACGAGGATGAACAGGTTTTGGCGTTCCATGATATTGATGCCAAGGCGCCTGTGCATGTGCTCATCATCCCCAAAAAGCACATTCAGTCGGTATTGGCGCTAAAGCCGGAGGATGGGGAGCTGGTCGCGCATATTTTTCAGGTCGCGGGAAAACTGGCCCGGGAGCTTGGCCTGGAAGAGAGCGGCTTCCGCATTGTGAGCAATATTGGCAAAGATGCGGGGCAGACGGTGCCGCATCTGCATTTTCACCTGTTGGGCGGCAGAGAGCTTGGGTGGCCTCCGGGCTGA
- a CDS encoding sporulation protein YqfD, with amino-acid sequence MLYLWYFLFGYVIINVELLGVERLLNAAAKEGLQFLELQRKSYTQFRAKLSMRDYKKLQKMLPAQAKVTVEKCGGGTAVLDFLRRRWILGVGAALTVCVVVVLSLFCVRIRVEGLTSISEYDVYLVMQEAGAKEFALKSRIDTKKLERAIWNAFPDLTYVYVSFDGASLVAEIRERTPKPDIRDEQPCAVYALKSGVIEQVIVTSGQAVVAEGEQVSEGQLLIAGNYLKGETPISMPARGVVIARVDYIAKAEATISSYDKVPTGETAVERYMLLGRQKIHLLGENPFSECIEKDEMVGEIGKNGPLHLQIIEKTYYKAKSVYSQEKKQAALVSAEEKAYQSLYAQIPEDAEIVAFHRYEEEQDGKLSITLTVSVREAIGMTGVINDAPDLPGADTQE; translated from the coding sequence TTGTTATATTTATGGTATTTTCTTTTTGGATATGTTATCATTAACGTGGAATTGCTGGGCGTAGAACGCCTGCTTAACGCCGCCGCAAAGGAAGGCCTTCAGTTTTTGGAATTGCAGCGCAAAAGCTATACGCAGTTTCGCGCCAAGCTATCCATGCGGGATTATAAAAAACTGCAAAAAATGCTGCCGGCTCAGGCGAAGGTTACGGTGGAAAAATGCGGCGGAGGAACGGCAGTTTTGGACTTCCTTCGCAGGCGCTGGATTCTGGGCGTCGGGGCGGCGCTCACTGTTTGCGTGGTGGTGGTTCTCTCGCTGTTTTGCGTCCGCATTCGCGTTGAAGGGCTGACAAGCATCAGCGAATACGATGTGTATCTGGTGATGCAGGAGGCCGGCGCAAAGGAGTTCGCGCTCAAAAGCCGCATCGACACCAAAAAGCTGGAGCGGGCAATTTGGAATGCTTTTCCGGATTTGACCTATGTCTACGTCTCCTTTGACGGCGCGAGCCTGGTGGCGGAAATTCGGGAGCGCACCCCAAAGCCGGATATTCGGGACGAACAGCCCTGCGCGGTTTATGCCCTCAAAAGCGGTGTGATCGAACAGGTTATCGTAACCAGCGGGCAGGCGGTTGTCGCCGAGGGAGAGCAAGTTTCGGAAGGACAGCTGCTGATTGCAGGAAACTATCTCAAAGGCGAAACGCCCATTTCCATGCCTGCAAGAGGGGTAGTGATTGCGAGAGTCGATTATATCGCCAAGGCGGAGGCGACTATCAGCAGCTATGATAAAGTTCCCACGGGGGAGACGGCAGTTGAGCGGTATATGCTGCTGGGCAGGCAGAAGATCCACCTTCTGGGCGAAAACCCGTTTTCCGAATGTATTGAAAAAGACGAGATGGTGGGCGAGATAGGAAAAAACGGCCCGCTGCATTTACAGATTATAGAAAAGACATACTATAAGGCAAAGAGCGTTTATTCGCAGGAGAAAAAGCAGGCGGCTCTGGTGAGCGCGGAGGAGAAGGCATATCAAAGCCTCTATGCCCAAATACCGGAGGACGCGGAAATTGTCGCCTTCCATCGGTATGAGGAAGAGCAGGACGGCAAGCTGAGCATCACGCTGACTGTGAGCGTGCGCGAGGCCATTGGGATGACGGGCGTCATCAATGATGCGCCGGATCTTCCCGGCGCGGATACACAAGAATAA
- the recO gene encoding DNA repair protein RecO → MAENETMLCVVLRANNYRETDKMLTLFSKEKGRIDALCRGCRKQGSSLLSSSDVFCCALFGMNHQKGKYYITQAVAKDNFFHLRKNIHALLTGTLFLEVCEKTVMPDQENARLFALLVNCLYAMDHGGSPQKVLCFFVFKLLDILGLRPSLSHCSICGSREVCKVNIGAGGMVCADCPGEEIPREFILGIDRILRTPSKAVAQIELPEQKEFYSLAIRWLTNALEITPKSLMLLKDF, encoded by the coding sequence ATGGCGGAAAATGAGACGATGCTATGCGTCGTGCTTCGGGCAAACAACTATCGGGAAACGGATAAAATGCTGACGCTCTTTTCCAAAGAAAAAGGGCGGATTGATGCGCTTTGCAGAGGATGCAGAAAGCAGGGAAGCTCGCTGCTTTCCAGCAGTGATGTCTTCTGCTGCGCTCTTTTTGGCATGAACCACCAAAAAGGCAAGTACTATATCACGCAGGCAGTCGCCAAAGACAATTTCTTTCATCTGCGCAAAAATATTCACGCACTGCTGACGGGCACGCTGTTTCTGGAAGTATGCGAAAAAACTGTGATGCCGGATCAGGAGAATGCCCGGCTGTTTGCGCTGCTGGTCAACTGCCTTTATGCGATGGATCACGGCGGGAGCCCGCAGAAAGTGCTCTGCTTTTTTGTCTTTAAGCTGTTGGATATTCTGGGCCTGCGCCCTTCACTTTCGCATTGCAGTATTTGCGGGAGCAGGGAGGTTTGCAAGGTCAATATCGGGGCAGGAGGAATGGTTTGCGCCGATTGCCCAGGAGAGGAAATTCCCCGGGAATTTATTTTGGGGATTGACCGCATTTTAAGAACGCCTTCCAAAGCTGTCGCGCAGATAGAATTGCCGGAACAAAAGGAGTTTTACTCCCTGGCCATCCGCTGGCTGACCAACGCGCTGGAAATTACGCCCAAAAGCCTGATGCTGCTCAAAGATTTTTGA